A genome region from Acidiferrobacteraceae bacterium includes the following:
- the gcvH gene encoding glycine cleavage system protein GcvH gives MSEIPNELRYTKSHEWVRVEDDGSLTVGITDHAQDLMGDMVYIELPEADGTLEAGKDCAVVESVKAASDVYAPVGGTVLAVNEALADTPEVINKDPYGEGWLFRLQPSDKGELDGLMDADAYGELVAAEE, from the coding sequence ATGAGTGAGATACCGAACGAACTGCGTTACACAAAGTCGCACGAATGGGTGCGCGTGGAAGACGATGGCAGCCTGACCGTGGGAATCACGGACCATGCCCAGGATCTTATGGGAGACATGGTCTACATCGAATTGCCCGAGGCGGACGGAACCCTGGAGGCGGGGAAGGACTGCGCCGTGGTGGAATCCGTGAAAGCGGCCTCCGATGTCTATGCCCCGGTAGGTGGCACCGTGCTTGCAGTGAACGAGGCACTTGCCGATACGCCGGAGGTGATCAACAAGGATCCCTACGGAGAGGGTTGGCTGTTCCGTCTGCAGCCGAGCGACAAGGGCGAACTCGATGGGTTGATGGATGCCGATGCCTATGGCGAACTGGTAGCAGCGGAAGAGTAG